The region TCAGATTAGCCTTCAGGTCAATACCGACTCAGAAAAGGGAAAATAGCAGGACTCTTGAGATAGTCCAATCCCGAAAGGTAGATATCGAGCAGCCATTCCCGAGAATGCAAGGCAGGAGGTATATTCAGATGAGGTCTCGGGAATATAGACATCCCAAAACTGAGATTTAGCTAGCAAAGGCTCGGGACAAGCATGTCCCAAGAACTTAGGTATCAACCGCATTCGAGGAAATCCGGATGAGAAGCCACGATCTAAGGTAGACAATATGGCTCAGAGATCGTGCCCAACCCTTGAAAATCCGAGATTAAAGACAAGTCCCTGAATCTTTAGAGAAACCTCGCTTAGAAGATAAGAATGAGAGAATCCCGAGAGATTCGGAGAGGAGATCGTGGATCCCGAGGGATCCAAGATCCTCGGCACTTTCTAATTGCATcacaaagcctataaataggcacaAACCCCAGGTGTAAACGAGGAATGAATTTTTGCAATTAAGCAGACTCTTTTTagcagaagctaacttaggcatctgAGATGACCCCCCCGGAAGGGTCTCTTAGGTTTGCTCATTTTGCAGAATTCTTGGAGAAATCTAGAAGAGCTCAAGGAACGTGTTGTGTTTACGTCAtatcggaaactgtaccaacatatGTATAAAAGGAATTATTCCTAAATTTATTTTGACTCATAATTCTACTTCTATGATAACCTAATTCACCCATTTTTCCTGGTTTCAAACCTAAATTGGAATTGGTATTTATTCCCTTTTTCGACAAGAACGTGatcttctcttttttcattGAAATTGTAAGTAGTCATTTCATGACCagtatttaatattgttatatctaACTGTGTAAATAATAccacatcatttaaattttttgaatggcGTACCAACATATTTAACACTTAACCCGTTAAATACAACAATATTAAATCCTAACTATAAAATGACTGAGTGTTACAAAAACACCCCGTACACACCTCTCACATGGGATGGGACCTACACCACATGGGCTCCGCCCTAAATAGAGAGGATATAgttgtctttttacatttttacagaatgtgaaaagacaattatACCCTCATTTTTACACTATTTCAAATGAAGAAGGTGAGTGtgtaaagaatatttttttttatatcttttatctAAAATGACACCTCCATTTTACTTGAAACGTTGAGAatcctatttttcttttaagaaggAGATGCGAAAAAGAAATGGCCGGTGCCTAATTCGGTAGAATTTGAATGACCCTTAAGACTTTGGAAAAAGCAATATACTGCTCCAATTGTTTACAAGATTATAGAAAAATGTACCTTCCATATTATGgttctcaaaatatatttttgtttcttttttttttaacttttcaacATTtgctttaattaatttatatcaaTTGTCAATTTCTTAGAGACAACCTTGTTAAAGAAACCAAAACGCGACaagtaaaattaattttctttttgaattgcGACTatgtttcttaaaatatttattttatatatgttttcaaaatcaaaatataatagacaactttcataattttttttttttttaaaaaaaaaaaaaaaaaaaaaaaaacaaagcatggCAAGTAAAATTAATTAGTTACCTTTTAGAACTACGAATCTCTGAACCTCGTGACAAAAATTTCCATCTTATCCCGGACTTTTCTGGTAACaaattttttaagagtaattaCCTATTTTTCCTATGAACTATTAGTCATTGTCAATATACTCTTACGAACTGGCACTCATTACCCGACcgcattgaactaccatttacttaccaaagCTTCTGTCATTAAGAAATCTCGTTAAATCGAAaggaatattctatttttatatgttaaattttgtttaaagatggaaataccctaaaaaaaaaattaataaaaaatatcacaTCTCACAGtacaaatatatgaaaaatataaaacttcaaaaaaaaattaaaacgttAAAAAAAAGGGCGTCCACGGTCTTATCAAATAGGGCGTCCACGGTCTCACTTTTGGATTGCATAAGGTCCCAAATATATTCACAGAAAGATAGAGTGGCAAATAGTTTTATTCCCATATTCCATCCCATGAAAATGGTCACTAGCTATCCCTACTGAGCTCCTATAAAAGCCCCCATTCCCTCTACAAACTTCAACATTCCAAATCCTAGATCTCCTCAAATctaattctttccttttccgaCAGACACACAtatttgaaatctaaatttttctttggTAGAAGATGAAGGTTGGAGGAGAGAAAAGATATGGTCTTCTTCTTGCAGCAAAAGACTCCGACTATGTGAAGAAAGTATATGGTGGGTACTTCAATGTGTTTCTTGCAGCTTTTGGGGAAGAAGGAGAGACGTGGGACTTGTACAGGGTGATAGAGGGGGACTTCCCTGACATTAATGACCTCCAAAACTATGATGGCTTTGTCATCAGTGGCAGCCCTTGTGATGCTTATGCCAATGATTACTGGATTCTCAAGCTCTGTTTTCTCCTGCAAACTTTGGATGCCATGGAGAAGAAAGTCCTTGGGATTTGCTTTGGTCATCAGGTAATGTCGACCTCTTCTACGCGGCAgtattttaaactaaattgcagaAAATTTATCGTTTGAGAGTTCATTTGAGATCTgggttttcaaatcgcaggcagtGGCCggaatgtgtttttaaaaacgcacgattttaaaggccagaTTATGATATTACTAAacgcttaactacatttttaaaagttaGTATTTTGAAATCGAAATGCAAATCCAAACAGAATTATAGTATTTAATTAGCGTCtctcttttttaaaacaatGGTTTTGCTGTACAGGTATTGTGCAGGGCATTGGGTGGAAAGGTTGGAAAATCTTATAGTGGGTGGGATTTGGGGCTAAGGAAGGTGAGTGTAGTGAAGGAATTGGCCCCATGCTGGTTCCTTGATGAGTTGGGTGAAATCCCAGCTTCCCTTTCGGTTATTGAGTGCCATCAAGATGAGGTTTTTGAGGTTCCAATGGGAGCTGAAGTGATTGCATCCTCAGACAAAACAGGTGTGGAGATGTTCAGGATTGGAAGCCATATTTTAGGCATTCAAGGCCACCCTGAGTACACCAAGGACATTCTTCAAAATCTCATTGACCGCCTTCTCAATATGGATGCCATAGAGGTAGTCCATCAACTCCTTTACTTTTATGAGTAACGCTATTTAGTCGATTGATATATAATTGTCATACATTTTGATTATACGACAGTGAAAATTAGTTATTAGATTAGcacttgtaaaataaaataaggccACACTATCTCAGTTGTATGACAGACGTATACTAGTCTATTAAATACTATTACTCTACTTTTATttgtgataaaataataataaaaaaaaatgcactttGTCTACTTATCACTAATATTTTCCTTGTTTGTCAATGTTTGCGTTTGATTGATTGCAGAAAGGTTTTGCAGAAAAAGTAAGGTTTGGATTGCAAACAGCCGAGCCTGATAGGAAGTTTTGGGAAAGGATATGCAGGAACTTTCTCAAGGGATGATAGTTTTTGTTttacctctttttttctttttctttttttttttattttgtttaattatgttcTTCccacttttgtttttgtttttagattaAACCAACATGGTTAgcataagagaaatgattcatttcctCCTgtctttctctcattttttcatttttgaaaatcaccattaaatatTTAGGATCTATGCGGGTTCCCCACATGGCCTTCACAGGTttaatgacaattttaaaagtgaGAAATATGAGAAGGACAGAAGAAAGATGTATAGTACATCTCTTATCAGCATAAACATCTGACATGCATATACTGTGTATGATGAATCTTTTATTGAAGCAATGAAGTGTAATGTGAAAGTTATTGAGATGCCCTAAATCCCCTATCGATTCTATTTCTATGGCTTAAACTTGAATTAGCCATGTGGGAAACGCAGCCAACTGGCATGCAGAATTGCAACTGGATGAAGTTGAATTCCTCCAGCATAAAATTGGACAAAAAGGTCTTCAAGTATTGGATGTTCACATCACAATAGTCAGCCAGGAGGCATCCAAGGCTCGAATATTTTAACAGATAAGCAAACTAAGGTGGAATATTTACAGGACTCTTTAACAATTTGACATGCACATCCATGCATGTCCCTCTCATCATGTTCTGGCCCTTATGGTTGTCGGCTTTGTGGTTCTTAACCGGAATGCATTATAAACCTCCAACAGAGAACGGATAAGaatccctatttatagagagagagagagagagagagagagagagagagagagaataaaatgTGAAAATCTTGTATATTTTAATGTTCCGATAGTTCTGCTTATCTTGTGAAGCAAATGGGACTAAATTGAATGTGGCCCACATGATCATGTTGGTCGGTCGGTTGGTTGGTTTGAACTTCCAATGGACTCAATTTAAATCTCGATTATACataggagagaaagaaaaaaaaaagatgcctaagtgcattttatttatttttctctctattttatatTCTTAGGAGATTGAGGTCAAAAGCTTGTGCTAAGATTCGTAAGAATTGATCCGttacatattatttaaattgaatcCATTGATTCTTCCACGCAATTTGATGGAtctgttttaaaaaaatgaaaataaaatacccTTTTCCACATTTGttttaagattattattatcattattattaaaaaaaaaaaaaaaaaaaaacctaattattTGAATTCAAGATCTTTGATCGATGCCTCATATTAAACTGCCAACTTTTTCGTGGATTAGGAttttctacaattatttgtccgaattttctcaaattcggacaagtAATTGGGAGAGACCACATATAGAATTCCCTTGACCGGATAAGTAGTTgaacaacccaatttttatttggtcaagtgggtctcataaatagtctcttacaatcacctgcccgaatttaagagaattcgggcaaataattatagaggatCCTAATATTCTTTAAGATCTCGCAAAGGTAATGAAGTATGAAGTGAGACACTTAaaccttaaaatatatatatatatatatatataaaagaaaaagattaaaaaagcaCAATAAAGAGGGACCAAGCCACCCCATGAGGTCATCGGCCGCCTCTATGAAGAATGGCCAACATCATTTAACCCTTTCAAAAATTAGAGCcaatgaatgaaaattttgaactaTATCCTAAAGACTTTAAGGAATCCTAATccaactagaaaaaaaaattaccatttcaTCTCCCAATTATAAGTAATGACCATATCATTGATTCATTTTTATACGTCCGGGATTTCATCTACCATATTATCATTTTACTAgaattaaattactttttgatAAGTGCTAGAATCAAATTACTCAATACATGGAtacggttaaaaaaaaaaaaagttctggTACATCCATCAATATTATAAATCCAACAATCTCTAACATATGCTTtcagattttcattttttttttttctgatttatACCTGAATTTCCCGCCATTGGGAAGTCAATTACATGTTAAAACTGTTACAATATTACATCaagattttcctttttattttttcatctgGAGAGGATGTCATATCATAGCTCGAATGTTGGAAGAATGACAAGAGACTACTTTCTAGTTTCtactttctttttaatttttcatttgtcaAATTTTATGGGAAGTGGCATATAACATGACTAGACTATCCCACCTATATAACATATTGCTGATACAAATCATACCGTTATGATAGCTATGCAAGCAGCTGATGTTCTCCTCCGTTTTGAGCCCCAGCAAATGTCCACCTTACCAATCTTTTTTTTGGTTCCAAGATAGCCTTGACAATTTGGAGCTCCACACTGGCACTTCACCTCAGGTCCAAATTGAACAAATCTGCAATGCCAAaagccagaaaaaaaaaaaaaaaaaaaaaaaaaaaaaaaaaaaattaataataactcTGCTGCAACTTTTAGTATGACATGAAGGAAACTAGTTAtttgacaaaaccaagaaactgCAAACGAGGATTTTAGCACAAAAACTAAAGATGAGGTGTTCATAGATTTCGATTTTGTATTCATAGAATCAATATGATCTCCTGCTCCTGTTAAGTATTCGGAGATTGTTCACATACAGAAATTCCACCACAGTTTTTCTACCAACAAAGTAGCAGTTATTCATGAGAGAAAGGTTACACTATGATAGAAACCTTGAGTAGAACTCATCCTTGAAAACCGACTTGCAAGGGGAAGATGTCCAAGAACTTATATGCACATGATTAAGCTTGTACTTAAGCCATGTGGAGAAGTTATGATCATAACATACCACCACACTTCTGAATCCGACGTTCACGACGGCCTACTCTATTCTAAAGGTCGCCCCCTCAGTGACTCGAACCCGTGACATGGTGTATGACTATAATACTAAATGATAGAAACTTTGAATAGAACTTACCCATGAAAACCTGTTTGTAAGGAGAGGGTGCTTaaaagcttatatacacatggttaacCGGTTAAGCTTGTACTTAAACCATGTGAAACACATAAGATCGAATCAAACTAGCAAACGAAGTAATGCTATTAAATTCATGTTATGCAACAAATAGGTAGACTTCTGTTGAGGACGTGACATGAATGACctacactaaattgaaatgacaaaaacaaGGATATATAATTTGCTCTGACAGACACCAGGttgaatatatttataaataaataatcacatCTAAGAAAGCATATGAACAACCATATAAGCCAACAACACTGATTTGGGACggcaaaaagttaaaaaccaaTATTAACGGTTTGAGGACATGGGGAGCAAAGATTACATCACTATATTCATATTACTGCAATGAGAACTGATTTGAAAAGTCACAAAGTATAATAGATTAAACTTTTCCCTACAATTAAGTGGTGGAATATAAAGTGTTTGGAGGACCCAAAACAACTCTAATAAACATTTGATGGGGATTACATCCTCTTCAAAGAACAAGACCGCAACATAATCTGTCTCACGTCACAGCCATAGGGAAAAG is a window of Alnus glutinosa chromosome 4, dhAlnGlut1.1, whole genome shotgun sequence DNA encoding:
- the LOC133867104 gene encoding gamma-glutamyl peptidase 3-like yields the protein MKVGGEKRYGLLLAAKDSDYVKKVYGGYFNVFLAAFGEEGETWDLYRVIEGDFPDINDLQNYDGFVISGSPCDAYANDYWILKLCFLLQTLDAMEKKVLGICFGHQVLCRALGGKVGKSYSGWDLGLRKVSVVKELAPCWFLDELGEIPASLSVIECHQDEVFEVPMGAEVIASSDKTGVEMFRIGSHILGIQGHPEYTKDILQNLIDRLLNMDAIEKGFAEKVRFGLQTAEPDRKFWERICRNFLKG